A genomic segment from Acuticoccus sediminis encodes:
- a CDS encoding HlyD family secretion protein yields the protein MRRRRWVILLVLAGVAAAAYAVWSGRNGNGLPEGFAAANGRLEAVEIDVATKGSGRVEALLVDEGQRVDEGQELARMDVAVLLAQKREAEANLHRAEINVDTAGDLIRQQEAERRAADATVEQRKAEVAVAEKIFDRVKELVARGTAPIERLDNATATLDGARAALAAAEAGVAAAEAAVGYARSEEVAARAGVDAAKATLERIKADIDDTNLRSPREGRVQYIVARPGEVLASGGVILNLVDLTDVYMTFFLPTADAGRVALGTDVRLVLDAAPQYVIPAAVSYVADVAQFTPKTVETADERAKLMFRIKAAIPQDLLKKYIAYVKTGLPGTAYVRLDPATPWPEQLEVKLPDE from the coding sequence GTGAGGCGCAGGCGCTGGGTCATCCTCCTCGTCCTCGCCGGGGTCGCCGCCGCGGCGTACGCCGTCTGGTCGGGGCGCAACGGAAACGGGCTGCCGGAGGGCTTCGCCGCCGCCAACGGGCGGCTCGAGGCGGTGGAGATCGACGTCGCGACCAAAGGCTCCGGACGCGTCGAGGCGCTCCTCGTGGACGAGGGACAGCGTGTCGACGAGGGGCAGGAGCTGGCGCGGATGGACGTCGCGGTGCTGCTGGCGCAGAAGCGCGAGGCCGAGGCCAATCTGCACCGCGCCGAGATCAACGTCGACACCGCCGGCGACCTGATCCGCCAGCAGGAGGCCGAGCGCCGCGCGGCGGATGCCACCGTCGAGCAGCGCAAGGCCGAAGTGGCGGTGGCGGAGAAGATCTTCGACCGCGTCAAGGAGCTCGTGGCGCGGGGGACCGCGCCGATCGAGCGGCTCGACAACGCGACCGCGACCCTCGACGGTGCCCGCGCCGCGCTCGCGGCGGCTGAGGCCGGAGTCGCTGCCGCCGAGGCCGCCGTGGGCTACGCCCGGTCCGAGGAGGTCGCCGCGCGCGCCGGCGTCGACGCCGCCAAGGCGACGCTGGAGCGCATCAAGGCGGACATCGACGACACGAACCTGCGCTCGCCGCGGGAGGGACGCGTCCAGTATATCGTCGCCCGGCCGGGGGAAGTGCTGGCTTCCGGCGGCGTGATCCTCAACCTCGTCGACCTCACCGACGTCTACATGACGTTCTTCCTGCCGACGGCGGACGCCGGCCGCGTCGCGCTGGGAACCGACGTGCGCCTCGTGCTCGACGCCGCGCCGCAGTACGTGATCCCCGCCGCGGTGAGCTACGTCGCCGACGTCGCCCAGTTCACGCCGAAGACGGTCGAGACCGCGGACGAACGCGCGAAGCTGATGTTCCGCATCAAGGCTGCCATCCCGCAGGACCTCCTGAAGAAGTACATCGCCTACGTGAAGACCGGCCTGCCGGGCACGGCCTACGTCCGCCTCGATCCCGCCACGCCCTGGCCCGAGCAGCTCGAGGTGAAGCTGCCCGATGAGTGA
- a CDS encoding host attachment protein, which yields MERTEFRLHGGDFILLADGARAVLLVNRGDALRPELQAETTMTHDHGRTAELGTDRPGHFDKGSRTMRGSFAMPDLHEDAEDQFARTVADMLEERLGREASPRLVVASPPRMLGRLRAHFSPRVSAMVVAEIDRDLTHVPTAQVADLISRP from the coding sequence ATGGAACGGACGGAATTTCGTTTGCACGGCGGCGACTTCATCCTGCTTGCCGACGGGGCCAGGGCCGTCCTGCTGGTCAACAGGGGCGATGCGCTGCGGCCCGAGCTCCAGGCGGAGACCACGATGACGCACGACCACGGCAGGACGGCCGAGCTCGGCACGGATCGGCCCGGTCATTTCGACAAGGGGTCGAGGACCATGCGCGGCAGCTTCGCCATGCCCGACCTGCACGAGGACGCCGAGGACCAGTTCGCCCGCACCGTCGCCGACATGCTGGAGGAGCGGCTGGGCCGGGAGGCGAGCCCGCGCCTTGTCGTCGCATCGCCGCCGCGCATGCTCGGCCGCCTCCGGGCGCACTTCTCGCCCCGGGTCAGCGCGATGGTGGTCGCCGAGATCGACCGCGACCTCACCCACGTCCCGACGGCTCAGGTCGCGGACCTGATCTCGCGGCCCTGA
- a CDS encoding HAD-IIB family hydrolase: MYFHALATDYDGTLARDGVVYAATCMALRRFKAGGRRLVLVTGRELPDLARVFPALDLFDRVVAENGALLFNPATGRERVLGTAPPERFVQRLRSLGVEPMSVGRAIVATWEPHQGKVLEAIRELGLEWQIVFNKGAVMVLPSGINKETGLAAALDELGLSINNAVGVGDAENDHAFLSASGCSAAVANALDGLKAEVDIVLRRDHGAGVVELIDRIIADDARLAAPPRHGLCYGELAGGGQAVLVPQGGNVLVTGATACGKTTLAIALSEEMAAKGFEFAVIDPESDYEALAHAVAIGTERVAPVLAEAIQILGDAKVNLVVCTQAMSLGERQAFLAGFLGEAAALRARTGRPHWIVVDEAHQVLPSGGEAASRFDAIGVDAAILVTLSPQQISHRVLASVGTVLAIGTDAPLAVEAVAGRLGIAPPVDMPAPAEGQLLRWLPRVAEARPALVDIHPCAQPHLRHRGKYALGDLGPWRSFYFRGPARRLNRAANNLYSFIEAGAEVGDEVWAYHLHAGDYASWFRDVIKDEDLARLAEILAADAAMTPGASREAIAEAVRERYAGPADESWRQGR; this comes from the coding sequence ATGTATTTCCACGCGCTCGCCACCGACTACGACGGAACGCTCGCGCGGGACGGCGTCGTCTACGCGGCGACGTGCATGGCGCTTCGCCGCTTCAAGGCCGGTGGACGCCGGCTCGTCCTCGTGACGGGTCGGGAGCTGCCGGACCTCGCCCGCGTCTTCCCCGCCCTCGACCTCTTCGACCGGGTGGTCGCCGAGAACGGCGCGCTGCTGTTCAATCCGGCGACGGGACGCGAGCGTGTGCTCGGCACCGCGCCGCCGGAGCGCTTCGTGCAGCGGCTCCGCTCGCTCGGCGTCGAGCCGATGTCCGTCGGCCGCGCCATCGTCGCGACGTGGGAGCCCCACCAGGGGAAGGTGCTCGAGGCCATCCGCGAGCTCGGCCTCGAATGGCAGATCGTCTTCAACAAGGGCGCGGTGATGGTCCTGCCGAGCGGGATCAACAAGGAAACCGGCCTCGCCGCCGCGCTCGACGAGCTGGGCCTGTCGATCAACAACGCGGTCGGGGTCGGTGACGCGGAGAACGACCACGCCTTCCTCAGCGCGTCGGGTTGCTCCGCCGCCGTCGCCAACGCGCTCGACGGCCTGAAGGCGGAGGTCGACATCGTCCTCCGGCGGGACCACGGCGCGGGGGTCGTCGAGCTGATCGACCGGATCATCGCGGACGACGCCCGGCTTGCCGCGCCGCCGCGGCATGGCCTCTGCTACGGCGAGCTGGCCGGCGGCGGGCAGGCCGTGCTGGTCCCGCAGGGCGGCAACGTCCTCGTCACCGGGGCCACGGCGTGCGGGAAGACGACGCTCGCGATCGCCCTGTCCGAGGAGATGGCCGCCAAGGGCTTCGAGTTCGCCGTCATCGACCCGGAGAGCGACTACGAGGCGCTCGCGCATGCGGTCGCGATCGGCACCGAACGGGTCGCGCCGGTGCTCGCCGAGGCGATCCAGATCCTCGGCGACGCGAAGGTGAACCTCGTCGTCTGCACGCAGGCGATGAGCCTCGGCGAGCGCCAGGCCTTCCTCGCCGGCTTTCTCGGCGAGGCGGCGGCGCTGCGGGCCCGGACCGGACGGCCGCACTGGATCGTCGTCGACGAGGCGCATCAGGTGCTGCCGAGCGGTGGCGAGGCCGCCTCCCGGTTCGACGCGATCGGCGTCGATGCCGCCATCCTCGTGACGCTCTCGCCGCAGCAGATCTCGCACAGGGTGCTCGCCTCGGTCGGCACCGTCCTCGCCATCGGCACGGACGCGCCGCTGGCGGTCGAGGCAGTCGCGGGCCGTCTCGGCATCGCGCCGCCGGTCGACATGCCGGCTCCGGCGGAGGGGCAGCTCCTGCGCTGGCTGCCGCGTGTGGCGGAGGCGCGGCCCGCGCTCGTCGACATCCACCCCTGCGCGCAGCCGCACCTGCGGCATCGGGGAAAGTATGCGCTCGGCGACCTCGGGCCCTGGCGGAGCTTCTATTTCCGCGGCCCGGCGCGGCGGCTCAACAGGGCCGCCAACAACCTCTACAGCTTCATCGAGGCGGGCGCCGAGGTCGGCGACGAGGTCTGGGCGTATCACCTGCACGCCGGCGACTACGCGTCCTGGTTTCGCGACGTCATCAAGGACGAGGACCTCGCGCGCCTCGCCGAAATCCTGGCGGCCGACGCGGCGATGACGCCCGGGGCCAGCCGCGAGGCCATCGCCGAGGCGGTGCGCGAGCGCTACGCGGGCCCCGCCGACGAGAGCTGGCGGCAGGGCCGCTGA
- the ppsA gene encoding phosphoenolpyruvate synthase, whose product MGNEAIVWLENARRGDVATVGGKNASLGEMIATLGAKGIEVPPGFATSSTAYRAFIAANALEPRIRSLLADLAARRGTLPDIARAIRQAIVAAPWPDPLAQTIVEAYEALCRRVGETNAAVAVRSSATAEDLADASFAGQQETFLNVSGPGALLDAVRRCFASLFTDRAIAYREAKGFDHLSVALSVGVQIMVRTDIGGSGVMFTIDPESGFDRVVVINAAWGLGETVVQGMVDPDEYVVFKPFLSDGTLVPIVEKRCGEKTVKMIYGTGTDRTRTVPTAKAERRRMVLCDEDILTLARWAVTIEEHYRCPMDIEWGRDGANGRLYIVQARPETVRSQEHDTALRTYRIKDKGRPLATGLAIGDQVVTGEVCLIEDVADQARFVDGAILVTRTTDPDWVPVMKRAAAIVTDHGGRTSHAAIVSRELGVPAIVGTGDATEHLHSGQTVTVSCAEGDTGFVYEGAATVAAETLTLTDLPATKTKVMLNLANPGAAFRWWRLPTDGVGLARMEFVIANRIRVHPMALVHFDAVEGEADRREIEALTQGYADRTEYFVTTLAQSLARIAAVVHPNRCLVRFSDFKTNEYAGLLGGKAFEPAEENPMIGFRGASRYANDAYRPAFALECRAIAMLRNRLGFTNVAVMVPFCRSVTEADKVLGVMAENGLKRGEDGLQVFVMAEIPSNVVLAKAFASRFDGFSIGSNDLTQLTLGVDRDSDILAPLFDENDDAVRWMIATVIREAHAAGAVIGLCGQAPSDHPEFAHFLVGEGIDSISVTPDSFLAVKKVVAEAEGAAARLRARA is encoded by the coding sequence ATGGGCAACGAAGCGATCGTTTGGCTGGAGAACGCGCGCCGCGGCGACGTCGCCACGGTCGGCGGCAAGAACGCCTCGCTGGGCGAGATGATCGCGACGCTCGGCGCGAAAGGCATCGAGGTGCCGCCAGGCTTCGCGACGTCCTCCACCGCCTACCGCGCGTTCATCGCCGCAAACGCACTCGAGCCGCGCATCCGCAGCCTGCTGGCCGACCTCGCCGCCCGGCGGGGCACGCTGCCCGACATCGCGAGGGCGATCCGGCAGGCCATCGTCGCCGCGCCGTGGCCCGATCCGCTCGCCCAGACGATCGTCGAGGCCTACGAGGCGCTGTGCCGCAGGGTCGGCGAGACGAACGCTGCGGTCGCCGTCCGCTCGAGCGCGACCGCCGAGGACCTCGCCGACGCCAGCTTCGCAGGCCAGCAGGAGACATTCCTCAACGTGTCCGGCCCCGGCGCGCTCCTCGACGCGGTCCGGCGCTGCTTCGCCTCCCTCTTCACCGACCGGGCGATCGCCTACCGGGAGGCGAAGGGCTTCGACCACCTCTCCGTCGCCCTCTCCGTCGGCGTCCAGATCATGGTGCGCACCGACATCGGCGGCTCGGGCGTGATGTTCACCATCGACCCCGAGAGCGGGTTCGACCGCGTGGTCGTCATCAACGCCGCCTGGGGCCTCGGCGAGACGGTGGTCCAGGGCATGGTCGACCCGGACGAGTACGTGGTCTTCAAGCCGTTCCTGAGCGACGGCACACTCGTGCCCATCGTCGAGAAGCGCTGCGGCGAGAAGACGGTGAAGATGATCTACGGCACCGGCACCGACCGCACCCGGACGGTGCCGACCGCCAAGGCCGAGCGCCGGCGGATGGTGCTCTGCGACGAGGACATCCTCACCCTCGCGCGCTGGGCTGTGACGATCGAGGAGCACTACCGCTGCCCGATGGACATCGAGTGGGGGCGGGACGGCGCGAACGGCCGGCTCTACATCGTCCAGGCGCGCCCCGAGACGGTCCGCTCTCAGGAGCACGACACGGCGCTGCGCACCTACCGCATCAAGGACAAGGGCCGGCCCCTGGCGACCGGCCTCGCCATCGGCGATCAGGTCGTCACCGGCGAGGTCTGCCTGATCGAGGACGTCGCCGACCAGGCGCGCTTCGTCGACGGCGCGATCCTCGTGACGCGTACGACCGATCCCGACTGGGTGCCGGTGATGAAGCGGGCTGCCGCGATCGTCACCGACCATGGCGGGCGCACCTCCCACGCCGCCATCGTCTCGCGCGAGCTCGGCGTGCCGGCGATCGTCGGCACCGGCGACGCGACCGAGCACCTCCACTCCGGACAGACGGTGACCGTCTCCTGCGCGGAAGGCGACACCGGCTTCGTCTACGAAGGAGCCGCCACCGTCGCGGCCGAGACGCTCACGCTGACCGACCTTCCGGCGACGAAGACCAAGGTCATGCTGAACCTCGCCAATCCGGGCGCCGCGTTCCGCTGGTGGCGGCTGCCGACGGACGGCGTGGGCCTCGCGCGGATGGAGTTCGTCATCGCTAACCGGATCCGGGTGCACCCGATGGCGCTCGTCCACTTCGACGCCGTCGAGGGCGAGGCCGACCGGCGCGAGATCGAGGCCCTGACGCAGGGCTACGCCGACCGCACCGAGTACTTCGTGACGACGCTGGCGCAGAGCCTCGCGCGGATCGCCGCCGTGGTCCATCCGAACCGCTGCCTCGTACGTTTCAGCGACTTCAAGACCAATGAGTATGCCGGCCTCCTGGGCGGCAAGGCGTTCGAGCCGGCCGAGGAGAACCCGATGATCGGCTTCCGGGGCGCCTCGCGCTACGCCAACGACGCCTACCGCCCCGCCTTCGCGCTGGAGTGCCGGGCCATAGCGATGCTGCGGAACCGGCTCGGCTTCACCAACGTCGCCGTGATGGTGCCGTTCTGCCGTTCGGTGACGGAAGCCGACAAGGTGCTCGGCGTGATGGCCGAGAACGGCCTGAAGCGGGGCGAGGACGGGCTCCAGGTGTTCGTCATGGCCGAGATCCCGTCCAACGTGGTCCTCGCGAAGGCCTTCGCATCGCGCTTCGACGGCTTCTCCATCGGCTCCAACGACCTGACGCAGCTCACGCTCGGCGTCGACCGCGATTCGGACATCCTCGCTCCGCTCTTCGACGAGAACGATGACGCGGTGCGCTGGATGATCGCCACCGTGATCCGCGAGGCGCACGCGGCGGGCGCGGTCATCGGCCTCTGCGGGCAGGCGCCCAGCGACCATCCGGAGTTCGCCCACTTCCTCGTCGGCGAGGGGATCGATTCGATCTCTGTGACGCCGGACAGCTTCCTCGCGGTCAAGAAGGTCGTTGCCGAGGCAGAAGGCGCGGCGGCACGCCTTCGCGCACGCGCCTGA
- a CDS encoding ABC transporter ATP-binding protein, which produces MARPQDLYFLDRLTRRRGHARLAPHDAARRMHRLRLFATLFSRRPALGMASHRALYGYVWHTTAAQQGIILALTFVIGPLAMIPLELQRRIVEDAVSGQSVRLIVVYGAIYFALILVQGALKYALNLRKALVLETVARSLRLRILSVSPSPGTSHEGPTDAPVDVGTMVSMLLAEAEDVGGFASDSFAVPTLQLSTISWVIAYMLWVEPLIAVLAVAIYLPQAILVPLVQHQINRLVRLKTKRLRRLGETEVEIVAGGTGSNRLARCLTDHIFRLRMIIYRLKYFLTFLGNFLDALGPIMVLCVGGYLVVSGETSVATLVVFISGLQRISDPWDVLINFFRTTQVARVAYGMIDEALQRCGGTALPG; this is translated from the coding sequence ATGGCACGGCCGCAGGACCTCTACTTCCTCGACCGCCTGACGCGGCGCCGCGGCCACGCCCGGCTCGCCCCGCACGACGCCGCGCGCAGGATGCACCGTCTGCGGCTGTTCGCCACGCTGTTCAGCCGCCGCCCGGCGCTCGGCATGGCGAGCCATCGCGCGCTCTACGGCTACGTCTGGCACACGACGGCCGCGCAGCAGGGCATCATCCTCGCGCTGACGTTCGTCATCGGCCCCCTCGCGATGATCCCGCTCGAGCTCCAGCGCCGTATCGTGGAGGACGCGGTCAGCGGGCAATCGGTGAGGCTCATCGTCGTCTACGGCGCGATCTACTTCGCGCTGATCCTCGTCCAGGGCGCGCTGAAGTATGCCCTGAACCTGCGCAAGGCCCTCGTGCTGGAGACCGTCGCCCGGAGCCTGCGCCTGCGAATCCTGAGTGTCAGCCCGTCACCCGGCACATCGCACGAGGGGCCGACGGACGCGCCGGTCGACGTCGGAACGATGGTCTCCATGCTGCTGGCGGAGGCGGAGGACGTCGGCGGCTTCGCCAGCGACAGCTTCGCCGTACCGACCCTCCAGCTCTCCACCATTTCCTGGGTGATCGCCTACATGCTGTGGGTGGAGCCGCTGATCGCGGTGCTCGCCGTCGCCATCTACCTGCCGCAGGCGATCCTCGTCCCCCTGGTCCAGCATCAGATCAACCGTCTCGTCCGGCTGAAGACCAAGCGGCTGCGGCGCCTCGGCGAGACCGAGGTCGAGATCGTCGCCGGCGGCACGGGGTCCAACCGGCTCGCCCGGTGCCTCACCGACCATATCTTCAGGCTGCGGATGATCATCTACCGGCTGAAGTACTTTCTGACCTTCCTCGGCAACTTCCTCGACGCGCTGGGGCCGATCATGGTCCTGTGCGTCGGCGGCTATCTGGTCGTCTCGGGCGAGACGAGCGTCGCGACGCTCGTCGTGTTCATCTCCGGACTGCAACGCATCTCCGATCCGTGGGACGTGCTGATCAACTTCTTCCGCACCACCCAGGTCGCGCGCGTCGCCTACGGGATGATCGACGAGGCGCTGCAGCGCTGCGGGGGGACGGCCCTGCCGGGCTGA
- the glk gene encoding glucokinase, whose protein sequence is MQLISTSHRALIGDIGGTNARFAASDLTGRNLTDRLTLPTQEFGSMTDLLAAYTSRTGVRAEVACLAVAGPITHGAAKLTNAAWSFSETDVCRATGVVGARLVNDFEALAYGVPHLGEHDLATVKPGTANPKAPVVVLGPGTGFGAASLVPTGKGWISLPGEGGHMTFGTTADEEESVVHDHFASIYEHVSVERILSGSGIEAIDGCFGGPGRSAEEIVEEAARGDGGTASRTIDFFARVLARIAGDIALVVGARGGVYLGGGIAPRILDALDSDAFRTAFVRKGRMSGYLADIPVRVITIDDGGLRGAAVLAAELVPDADRVGWAHT, encoded by the coding sequence ATGCAGCTCATTTCCACAAGCCACAGAGCCCTGATCGGCGACATCGGCGGCACGAACGCGAGGTTCGCAGCCTCGGACCTTACCGGCCGGAATCTGACCGACCGCCTGACCCTGCCGACGCAGGAGTTCGGCTCGATGACCGACCTCCTGGCCGCCTATACGTCGCGCACCGGCGTGCGGGCGGAGGTCGCCTGCCTCGCCGTCGCGGGTCCGATCACGCACGGTGCGGCGAAGCTGACGAACGCGGCGTGGTCGTTCTCCGAGACCGACGTGTGCCGCGCGACCGGGGTCGTCGGCGCCCGCCTCGTCAACGACTTCGAGGCGCTCGCCTACGGCGTGCCGCACCTCGGGGAGCACGACCTCGCGACGGTCAAGCCGGGCACGGCCAATCCGAAGGCGCCGGTGGTCGTGCTTGGTCCGGGGACCGGCTTCGGCGCGGCGAGCCTCGTGCCGACCGGCAAGGGGTGGATCAGCCTCCCCGGGGAAGGCGGCCACATGACGTTCGGGACCACCGCGGACGAGGAGGAGAGCGTCGTCCACGACCACTTCGCGTCGATCTACGAGCACGTCTCGGTCGAGAGGATCCTGTCGGGGAGCGGCATCGAGGCGATCGACGGCTGCTTCGGCGGACCGGGACGGTCGGCGGAGGAAATCGTCGAGGAGGCCGCGCGCGGCGACGGCGGGACCGCGTCCCGCACGATCGACTTCTTCGCCCGCGTCCTCGCGCGCATCGCCGGGGACATCGCCCTCGTCGTCGGTGCGCGGGGCGGCGTCTACCTGGGCGGAGGCATCGCGCCGCGCATCCTCGACGCCCTCGACAGCGACGCGTTCCGGACGGCCTTCGTGCGCAAGGGGCGCATGTCGGGCTACCTGGCCGACATACCCGTGCGCGTCATCACCATCGATGACGGCGGCCTGCGCGGCGCGGCCGTCCTCGCCGCCGAGCTCGTTCCCGACGCGGACCGGGTCGGATGGGCCCACACCTGA
- a CDS encoding flavodoxin family protein, which yields MRNLLVVYFSETGHTARAARDVALRLGGDLDRIVPLMPQKSSPLAKAFAALMGREELVHNPARNPSEYAVVVIASPVWAGRLPPPVRGYLGKVKGRLGAVAFLVTCGGGGTRAAFRCMRDAAGRPPIAQVTITDADRRSGMDAGKLATFADMLREERAAA from the coding sequence ATGCGCAATTTGCTAGTCGTCTACTTCTCGGAGACCGGGCACACGGCGCGTGCCGCGAGGGACGTCGCACTCCGGCTCGGAGGCGACCTCGATCGGATCGTACCGCTGATGCCGCAGAAGTCGTCGCCGCTGGCGAAGGCGTTCGCCGCGCTGATGGGGCGCGAGGAACTGGTCCACAATCCGGCCCGCAACCCGTCCGAATATGCGGTCGTCGTCATCGCCTCCCCGGTCTGGGCGGGCCGTCTTCCCCCGCCGGTGCGCGGCTACCTCGGCAAGGTCAAGGGTCGGCTCGGTGCGGTCGCCTTCCTCGTCACGTGCGGTGGCGGCGGCACCAGGGCGGCGTTCCGGTGCATGCGCGACGCCGCCGGCCGGCCGCCCATCGCGCAGGTCACGATCACCGACGCCGACCGCCGCTCGGGCATGGACGCGGGGAAGCTCGCCACATTCGCCGACATGCTGCGCGAGGAGCGCGCCGCGGCCTAG
- a CDS encoding 1-phosphofructokinase family hexose kinase, which produces MPIVTVTTNPALDVATSVDSVRPTDKLRCTAPLVNAGGGGINVARVARRFGASVVAVLTAGGLAGQRVADLAAAEGLDVKTVPIAGETRQSFTVTQRSDGEQFRFVMPGPPITPGEEAAVARAVAALGRPSFVVHSGSLPADTSPGFLASLCAEARQLGARFVLDGPGEILAGARGAYLIKPNLRELEGMAGRSLPTTDERIAFSREAIANGHADNILVSLGEDGALLVTGEEAIAYNAPEVPLVSAVGAGDSMLGALLAALDDGASLADAVAHGAAAGAAALLTPGTELSDPADARRLLDKVEWHTVTPASHLT; this is translated from the coding sequence ATGCCGATCGTCACCGTCACCACCAACCCCGCGCTCGATGTCGCCACCAGCGTCGACTCGGTGCGCCCGACGGACAAGCTGCGCTGCACCGCGCCGCTGGTGAACGCCGGCGGTGGCGGGATCAACGTCGCGCGCGTCGCCCGCCGCTTCGGCGCATCGGTCGTCGCGGTGCTGACCGCCGGCGGGCTCGCCGGACAGCGCGTGGCCGACCTCGCCGCGGCCGAGGGGCTCGACGTGAAGACCGTCCCGATCGCCGGCGAGACCCGCCAGAGCTTCACCGTGACGCAGCGGTCGGACGGCGAGCAGTTCCGCTTCGTGATGCCTGGCCCTCCCATCACCCCCGGCGAGGAGGCGGCGGTCGCCCGGGCCGTCGCGGCGCTCGGACGGCCGTCCTTCGTGGTCCACAGCGGCAGCCTGCCGGCGGACACCTCGCCCGGCTTCCTCGCCTCGCTCTGCGCCGAGGCGCGGCAGCTCGGTGCGCGCTTCGTGCTCGACGGCCCGGGGGAGATCCTGGCGGGCGCACGGGGCGCCTATCTCATCAAGCCGAACCTTCGCGAGCTGGAGGGGATGGCCGGGCGAAGCCTCCCGACCACCGACGAGCGGATCGCGTTCTCCCGCGAGGCGATCGCGAACGGTCATGCCGACAACATCCTCGTCTCGCTCGGGGAGGACGGCGCGCTCCTCGTCACCGGCGAGGAGGCGATCGCCTACAACGCCCCGGAGGTCCCGCTCGTCAGCGCCGTCGGCGCGGGCGACTCGATGCTCGGCGCGCTCCTCGCCGCGCTCGACGACGGCGCCTCGCTGGCCGACGCCGTCGCGCACGGCGCCGCGGCCGGGGCTGCCGCCCTCCTCACGCCCGGGACCGAGCTCAGCGACCCGGCCGACGCCCGGCGCCTCCTCGACAAGGTCGAGTGGCACACGGTGACGCCCGCGTCGCACCTCACCTGA
- a CDS encoding universal stress protein: protein MSTTIKTILVYADRSGACGPFLIKAAAFAAGHDAHLVVLVVGLEPTSAYGGLPEIPFSSYFAEVTAVHEEVHRTSSWADENLSATGVSFDVRGIVVPHGTEGRAVARHARYADLTLVPRLGTDGSWHRIVDAALFESGHPVLLCPPKAALDPLGERVLIGWDARPEAARAVSDALGLISGASDIRAVTVSSRTGAHAHGEDPGTDLVAFLARHGLPVRVDAIPRDNRSVADAILRHAHSMGADLIVSGAYGHSRLSEIIIGGATRDLMRVTDRPLFMAH from the coding sequence ATGAGCACGACGATCAAGACCATTCTCGTCTATGCCGACCGCAGCGGGGCGTGCGGCCCGTTCCTGATCAAGGCGGCCGCGTTCGCCGCCGGTCATGACGCGCATCTGGTGGTGCTGGTCGTCGGCCTCGAGCCGACCTCGGCCTACGGCGGGCTCCCCGAGATCCCGTTCAGCAGCTATTTCGCCGAGGTCACGGCGGTCCACGAGGAGGTGCACCGCACGAGTTCCTGGGCCGACGAGAACCTTTCCGCCACCGGCGTCTCGTTCGACGTGCGCGGTATCGTCGTGCCTCACGGGACCGAGGGGCGGGCGGTGGCGCGGCACGCCCGCTACGCCGACCTGACGCTGGTCCCGCGCCTCGGCACCGACGGGTCCTGGCACCGTATCGTCGACGCGGCGCTCTTCGAGAGCGGGCATCCGGTGCTGCTATGCCCGCCGAAAGCCGCACTCGACCCCCTGGGAGAACGGGTGCTGATCGGCTGGGACGCACGACCGGAGGCGGCGCGCGCGGTCAGCGATGCGCTGGGCCTCATCTCGGGCGCCAGCGACATCCGCGCGGTGACCGTCTCCTCGCGGACCGGGGCGCACGCCCACGGGGAGGACCCCGGCACGGATCTCGTCGCATTTCTCGCACGGCACGGCCTCCCCGTGCGGGTGGACGCGATCCCTCGCGACAACCGTTCGGTGGCCGACGCCATCCTGCGGCACGCGCATTCCATGGGCGCCGACCTCATCGTCTCCGGCGCCTACGGCCATTCGCGACTGAGCGAAATCATCATCGGTGGAGCGACCCGGGACCTGATGCGGGTCACCGACCGGCCGCTCTTCATGGCGCACTGA